Part of the Caulifigura coniformis genome, AAATGTCTTCGTCGTCAAGCTCCTGGGAAGGCAGATATCCCAACAGCCGTTAAGCAGGTTCATACAGGCCAACGGAATTCCTGCATACCGGAGGGGGAGATACTTCTGGAAAACGGAAGACTGTTCGGCAAGGCCGCCAACGAGCAAGGCGTCACCGAAGCGGCAGGTGGAGAGTTCCAGCGGAAAGGATAGGCCGTTCCCCACCTCCTGGCGGATCGCCCGCTTGCGTTTGATCCTTTCCGCCCGAGTCTCGTCGGGCGCCGGGTTTTCAACGCAACTCTTCCGATCGGCGGACGGATAATCCTTCCTGCGTGCGGGCATCTGTCAGGAAAGGTCGACCCATGGGCGACAAGAAAGACGAAGGCGGCTTCGACATCGATTTCAAAGTCCTGCCTCCCGAACTGCAGGTCAAACTCTGGCTGCTGTCCCTCGACGCGGATACCAGCAAGGTGACACTGGCCTACAACCCCGGCAAGTTCGTGATGAATATCGGGTACAGCTACGGCGGCAGCATCGAGTCGTCGTTTCTCGTCCGGCGGTTCTCGGCCAAGTTGGGCGTGAATCCCTCCAGCCGGGAGGTCGACCTCGGACTCGTTTTCCGCGGCTTCAAATTCTCCGCGTCAACATCCGTCGGCAAGCCAACTCTCGGCCTCGGCATTTCGTACGGCTCGGGATTGCTCCCGTTTCCGTCCCAGCTGGGGAGCACGTTCACCTCGGCCGCAGGGGGATTGAGCAACATTGCCGGCGATCTCAGCTCCGCTCCCGACAATCCCCTTGCCTGGTACAACCTTCACAGCGACGACGTCGAGTCGATCAGCAAGGCGGTCTCCCTCGGACAGCAGATCATGAAGGCCGGAAGCGACAAGAATCGGTTCGGCGTGGGGCTGAGGTTGAACTACACCTCGGAATCCGGACTGACGATCTACGGCGGAGCCCAGCTGAGGTTCTGACGTCGACGGGGCGTCTGCTCGACATCGGCAACGCTCAGCTGCGCGTCAGCTTCATGTAGATGGCCAGCAGAACCAGCCCCAGCACGATCGCGACGAACAGGCAGGCGGCCATCGTCTGCAGCCAGGCCGAGCCGGTCAGCGGTTCGACTCCGCCCGAGATCGGCTCGCCAGCGAGATCGGCCGACGACTGTTTGCGGATCAGCTTCGCCAGTTCCTGGGCCCACGCCTGCCGGGCTTCGGTCGAATTCGCCGCCCCGCCCGGCATCGGTTGATGGAGGTGCTCGCGAAACGCTTCGCCGATATCGCCTTCGAATCCGAGGACCAGGCAGAGGTACCATGCCTCGACAACGTCGGGAGAGCTCGAACGTGCGGCCCGCTCACCAAATTCATAGAAGCGCCAGGCGCGGTTCTTCTCTGCGAAGTAGTCGAATTCGAGGGTGATGTCCTTCCACTCCGGGTCGGCCATCGTCAGGACTTCGTCGACCCAGTAGATCAGCCCCCTTCTGGCCAGTTCGAGGTCTTCGCGACGGGCGGACGACTGGTTGGCCGATGCGCCGGTCAGCGCATCCAGGTCCATCCGGATCAGCTTCTTCTCCTCGTTGAGGTCGGGACGCTCCCGACGCTCGATGCGGTCGACGAGGTCGAGCACCGCATCGAACACCCGGTTGACGGACTGTGCAAATTCCGGGGTCATCGGTCAGGCGCCCTGGGGCATGGCGTAGAGGGCGAATGACAATCCAACGAGTTTCCCCTGGTCGGTCCGGATCTGAATCGTCTGCTCGCCGTCGATTCCGCCCACCACCTGTTTTTCGTTGAAACGAATGGCCAGATTGAGCGTCTTCTCGACCGCCTGCCACGCTTCCGAACTGCGATCGAGCTTCCAGTAGGTCCAGCCAGCTCCCGGAAAATCGCGAGGCGGCGCCGCTTCTGGACGGGCTTTTACGCCCCCTTTTCCGCCGCGATAGATGTTCTCGACGACGTCGCTCGATCCGACTTTCAGGTCGAGCCGATCCGTCAGCAGGTGATCGATCTCGTTGAAGGGCAGCTGCGATTCGACGCCCATGTAAAACGTCCAGCCGGGCGTGAGCCATTCGCGTTCCAGCCGCACCTGCATCTGCAGACCGGCGCCGATGAACGGCCGCTTGATATAGGCTCGCTTCTGGCGTTCCTGATCGAGGTCGAGAAGCCGGCGGATTGCGTGGAAGCAGCCGCCGAGGTCATCGTGGTCGTACAGCGGGACCTGCGGCATCCGCCGCTCGGGCAGGAAAAGTGCAATCTGCCCCACAACGCGGCAAAGCTCCATGTACGCCGTCAGCGGATGAATGCCGCGGACGAACGGCAGGTTGCAGAGATACCCGATGGCCGTGTTCAGCGAATGGAGCTTGAAAATCCGTTCGAGGTCTTCGCGGTGTCCGCTTTCGAACGCCACGCCCCGGTCGAGCATGTTCCGGGCGAGCTGATCGGCCAGGCTCCCGAAATGGTCCGTAATCCCCCCGAGGATCCGTTCCTGCAGGAACGCCCAGGCGTCGCAGGCGAGAATGGGGGGAATGTAGTCTGGATCGATCTCTGGTGGGGCTTCGGCGACGGCGCCAAGCCGCAGCCGCATCAGCGGCAGCGTTTCGTATCCGGAGAGTTCTTCGTTCCCGAGCAGCAACTTGGCATTCAGCCAGCGGACGCTGACGACGAGCGGATTGCCGACCTGGTTCTCGTCTTCGACTTCCTGGGAGTCGACGGCATAGCGGCTCGAACCGTCGCCGGTCTGCGTGTCGGCGTTGCGCCGCCCAAGCTGGAGCCGCGGCACGGCGAGATGCACCATCAGGCGATCCTGCGCGCTGCGGAAGGCGGCCCGAGGGATCTCGACCGGCGAGAGCAGTGAATCCTCCGGAAACCGGAGACAGGTGCCGTCCCGCAGCCGGGCGTGCAGAGAATCAATAGACACCCGCCAGTTGGCGAGCGCGTCGGCATTCACCTGGAACTTTCGCAGTCCATAGGCGTAGCCGACGTGCCATTGCTGGGCGACGCCAATCTCTTCACGCAGTCGCCGCTCGGAAAGCTGAAAGTGATGCGGGCTGATGAACAGCCCTTCCGACCAGTGAACAGAATGGTTGGTCATTGATGACGGTCGGCAATCTGGGCGCCCTGGCCCACCAGAGATGCGATTTCCGGACGGGCGAAATCGTCATCAATGCAGGCCTGGATGGCAACCCACTCCCGGTCGGCTTCTGCCCGATCTGTCCGGATCGCTGTCAGAACTGGGCACGGCTCGCCCGGGTCGACAGCGGGCCGAAGTACCAGTTGAACATCACCCGGAACTCCCCATCGAACGCCCGGTCCGATCCGCCGCCGATCGGCGCGACGTAACCCAGCATCAGCGACTTGTTCTCGTCGATCAAAACGTTCGAGCCGAATACGGCATTCAGGGTCTGGATGTTGACCCGGTTCGAAATGTTGGCATTGTCACCGGCAATGGCATCGGTCCGCCCCAG contains:
- the tssK gene encoding type VI secretion system baseplate subunit TssK; the encoded protein is MTNHSVHWSEGLFISPHHFQLSERRLREEIGVAQQWHVGYAYGLRKFQVNADALANWRVSIDSLHARLRDGTCLRFPEDSLLSPVEIPRAAFRSAQDRLMVHLAVPRLQLGRRNADTQTGDGSSRYAVDSQEVEDENQVGNPLVVSVRWLNAKLLLGNEELSGYETLPLMRLRLGAVAEAPPEIDPDYIPPILACDAWAFLQERILGGITDHFGSLADQLARNMLDRGVAFESGHREDLERIFKLHSLNTAIGYLCNLPFVRGIHPLTAYMELCRVVGQIALFLPERRMPQVPLYDHDDLGGCFHAIRRLLDLDQERQKRAYIKRPFIGAGLQMQVRLEREWLTPGWTFYMGVESQLPFNEIDHLLTDRLDLKVGSSDVVENIYRGGKGGVKARPEAAPPRDFPGAGWTYWKLDRSSEAWQAVEKTLNLAIRFNEKQVVGGIDGEQTIQIRTDQGKLVGLSFALYAMPQGA
- a CDS encoding DotU family type IV/VI secretion system protein, producing the protein MTPEFAQSVNRVFDAVLDLVDRIERRERPDLNEEKKLIRMDLDALTGASANQSSARREDLELARRGLIYWVDEVLTMADPEWKDITLEFDYFAEKNRAWRFYEFGERAARSSSPDVVEAWYLCLVLGFEGDIGEAFREHLHQPMPGGAANSTEARQAWAQELAKLIRKQSSADLAGEPISGGVEPLTGSAWLQTMAACLFVAIVLGLVLLAIYMKLTRS